One genomic region from Shewanella aestuarii encodes:
- a CDS encoding M13 family metallopeptidase has product MKKSLIAIAMASTFLSACGSSDVNNADANTTITAPAAKAELGNFGIDLTARNENIKPGDDFFMYASGTWYDNFEMPADKTRYGAFTALAERSEVQVKEIIDDITSRSNLNADEQLIADFYQSYMDVSTINKLGIKPIQSTLDSIAQASSTDDLTKIFGSAWLTGTTSPIWGGMWFNRLDPNQYEMSLGAGGLGLPDRSYYLEDSERFVNIRTAYVEHIAQMLAFAGIKDGQARAQAIVDLETKIAQGHWPREKRRDRDLTLNQIKRTELAQAYPDFNWDLFFAQTGYQVPQLNMSQPEPIKAMIELVNSQPLNVWQDYLTYHTIKGNADYLSEDIFETNFEFYGKTLNGQQEPRPRWKRAVTEMSDTQSLGFAIGKVYVARYFPESSKQQMSVLVENLRTALGQRIDGLDWMSEETKVNARAKLAAFTPKIGYPDVWQEFDGVQLSNNDLVGNIANLRQFFHADSVAKELQKTDRNRWGMTPQYVNAYYNSSFNEIVFPAAILQPPFFDPNADPAVNYGGIGAVIGHEMGHGFDDQGSKSDANGIQQNWWTDADRAAFEARTQKLVEQYSLYEPLPDNFVNGRNSLGENIGDVGGLAMAYHAYQLSLNGKEAPIIDGTTGDQRFFLAWAQVWKEKRTEESMLNQLRGGTHSPGRYRALAPRNHDAWYKAFDVKPGDKLYLAEDERVRIW; this is encoded by the coding sequence ATGAAAAAGTCTTTAATCGCCATCGCGATGGCATCCACTTTCTTATCAGCTTGCGGCTCATCAGATGTAAACAATGCTGATGCGAACACCACGATAACCGCCCCAGCGGCTAAGGCTGAGTTAGGCAATTTTGGAATCGATTTAACCGCTCGCAATGAAAACATAAAACCTGGCGATGACTTTTTCATGTATGCCAGTGGCACTTGGTATGACAATTTTGAAATGCCAGCAGATAAAACCCGCTATGGTGCTTTTACCGCATTAGCAGAGCGTAGTGAAGTGCAAGTAAAAGAGATTATTGACGACATTACTAGCCGTTCAAACCTCAATGCTGATGAACAACTCATTGCTGATTTTTATCAGTCATACATGGATGTCTCAACCATTAACAAATTAGGCATCAAACCTATCCAAAGCACTTTAGACAGCATAGCTCAAGCGAGTTCTACCGATGATTTAACTAAAATTTTTGGTTCAGCATGGTTAACAGGAACCACCTCGCCAATTTGGGGAGGAATGTGGTTTAACCGCTTAGACCCAAATCAATATGAAATGTCACTTGGTGCTGGCGGCTTAGGCTTACCAGACCGTTCATACTATCTTGAAGATAGCGAACGCTTCGTTAATATTCGTACCGCCTACGTTGAGCACATTGCGCAAATGTTAGCTTTTGCGGGCATTAAAGATGGTCAAGCACGCGCACAAGCCATTGTTGATTTAGAAACTAAAATCGCCCAAGGCCACTGGCCACGTGAAAAGCGCCGCGATCGCGATTTAACCTTAAATCAAATCAAGCGTACTGAATTAGCCCAAGCCTACCCAGATTTTAATTGGGACTTATTTTTTGCCCAAACAGGCTACCAAGTACCGCAATTGAATATGTCTCAACCCGAACCGATTAAGGCAATGATTGAGCTAGTGAATAGCCAGCCTCTTAATGTGTGGCAAGATTATCTGACTTACCACACGATCAAAGGCAATGCTGATTATTTATCGGAAGATATTTTCGAAACCAACTTTGAATTTTACGGCAAAACCTTAAATGGTCAGCAAGAGCCACGCCCGCGCTGGAAACGTGCAGTAACCGAAATGTCAGACACACAATCACTGGGTTTTGCCATTGGTAAAGTGTATGTTGCTCGCTATTTCCCTGAATCATCTAAGCAACAAATGTCAGTACTGGTTGAAAACTTACGTACCGCATTAGGTCAACGCATCGATGGTTTGGACTGGATGAGCGAAGAAACCAAAGTGAACGCAAGAGCTAAACTTGCCGCATTCACGCCTAAAATTGGTTATCCCGATGTATGGCAAGAGTTTGATGGCGTTCAATTATCCAATAACGATTTAGTGGGTAATATCGCCAATCTACGTCAGTTCTTCCATGCTGATAGTGTGGCAAAAGAACTGCAAAAAACCGACCGCAATCGTTGGGGCATGACACCACAATATGTGAATGCTTATTACAACAGCTCATTTAACGAAATCGTTTTCCCAGCCGCCATTTTACAGCCGCCATTTTTTGATCCTAATGCCGACCCAGCCGTAAACTACGGAGGCATTGGTGCAGTCATTGGGCATGAAATGGGCCATGGTTTTGATGATCAAGGCTCAAAATCCGATGCGAATGGCATTCAACAAAACTGGTGGACTGACGCTGATCGCGCTGCCTTTGAAGCCAGAACGCAAAAACTTGTTGAGCAATACAGTTTATATGAGCCACTACCTGATAACTTCGTAAATGGCCGTAATAGCCTAGGTGAAAACATTGGTGATGTCGGCGGTTTAGCCATGGCTTACCATGCTTATCAACTCAGCTTAAACGGTAAAGAAGCGCCTATCATTGATGGCACAACCGGTGATCAGCGTTTCTTCCTGGCTTGGGCTCAAGTGTGGAAAGAAAAGCGCACCGAAGAAAGCATGCTCAATCAACTTCGTGGCGGTACTCACTCTCCAGGACGCTACCGTGCTTTAGCACCACGCAACCATGACGCTTGGTACAAAGCCTTTGATGTCAAACCGGGTGACAAGCTCTATCTTGCTGAAGATGAGCGCGTACGTATTTGGTAA
- the yghU gene encoding glutathione-dependent disulfide-bond oxidoreductase — protein sequence MTNQYIPPKVWVMDGENGGKFANINRPTAGARYEKVLDVGTHPLQLHSLATPNGQKVTILLEELLALGISAAEYDAYIINIGDGEQFSSGFVEINPNSKIPALLDRSGDTPIRVFESGAILLYLAEKFGHFLPKDIAKRTEAMNWLFWLQGSAPYLGGGFGHFYAYAPEKFEYPINRFAMEAKRQLDVLDKQLANHKYIAGDEYTIADIAIWPWYGNLIINNGYDAAEFLDVASYTHVVRWAKEIAQREAVKRGVIVNRSWGEEWEQVPKRHSAADIDLVMSKKT from the coding sequence ATGACAAACCAATATATCCCGCCAAAAGTATGGGTAATGGACGGTGAAAATGGTGGCAAATTTGCCAATATCAACCGCCCTACAGCAGGTGCTAGATATGAAAAGGTGCTAGATGTCGGCACGCATCCATTACAATTACACTCGTTAGCGACACCGAATGGCCAAAAGGTCACCATATTACTAGAAGAGTTACTTGCTCTTGGGATCAGCGCAGCGGAATATGATGCCTATATCATCAACATTGGTGATGGTGAGCAGTTTTCTTCTGGCTTTGTTGAGATAAACCCTAATTCTAAAATCCCAGCGTTACTCGATCGCTCAGGCGACACACCAATCCGCGTCTTTGAGTCAGGGGCAATTTTACTCTACTTAGCAGAAAAGTTTGGCCACTTTTTACCCAAAGATATCGCAAAACGCACTGAGGCAATGAACTGGCTATTCTGGTTACAAGGTTCAGCGCCCTATCTCGGGGGTGGTTTCGGTCATTTTTATGCTTATGCCCCTGAGAAATTTGAATATCCAATAAACCGGTTTGCCATGGAAGCCAAGCGTCAGTTAGACGTGCTTGATAAGCAATTAGCTAATCATAAATATATCGCAGGTGATGAATATACCATTGCCGATATTGCCATTTGGCCATGGTACGGTAACTTAATTATCAATAATGGCTATGATGCGGCTGAGTTTTTAGATGTAGCTAGCTATACGCATGTGGTACGTTGGGCAAAAGAGATAGCCCAACGTGAAGCAGTAAAACGTGGGGTAATAGTTAACCGTTCTTGGGGTGAAGAATGGGAGCAAGTACCTAAACGCCACAGTGCTGCGGACATTGACCTAGTAATGAGCAAAAAAACATAA
- the pdxY gene encoding pyridoxal kinase PdxY: MKGVISIQSHVVYGHAGNSSAVFPLQRMGLEVWPIHTVQFSNHTQYPQGWTGRAFSADDINQLINGISQIGKLEDCFAVLSGYQGSAEQCQAIIQTVNKVKAANPAAIYVCDPVMGDPEKGCILAEGITEQLINNVMPLADVIVPNQFELSEFTRMPITNLEQAKAACQKARELGPNIVLVKHLHSLADETFSMMLATEQGCFLIQRPQLEFNKQPVGVGDLISALFTAGLVKGVEPLAAFEHATNASYGVLKVTQAAQQWELQTIAAQQELVTPTECFKAVLV, translated from the coding sequence ATGAAAGGTGTCATTTCCATTCAATCCCATGTTGTTTATGGCCATGCTGGTAATAGCTCAGCTGTATTTCCATTACAGCGAATGGGATTAGAAGTTTGGCCGATTCATACGGTACAGTTTTCAAATCATACCCAATACCCACAAGGTTGGACAGGACGTGCCTTTTCAGCTGACGATATTAACCAGCTTATCAATGGGATCAGCCAAATTGGCAAGCTGGAAGATTGTTTTGCGGTGTTATCTGGTTATCAAGGCAGTGCAGAGCAATGCCAAGCCATTATTCAAACAGTTAATAAAGTAAAAGCTGCTAATCCTGCTGCAATTTATGTATGCGATCCCGTGATGGGTGACCCTGAAAAAGGTTGTATTTTAGCTGAGGGCATTACAGAACAATTGATTAATAATGTGATGCCGCTTGCTGATGTGATTGTGCCTAATCAGTTTGAACTGAGCGAATTTACTCGCATGCCAATTACTAATCTTGAGCAGGCCAAGGCAGCTTGCCAAAAAGCTCGTGAACTTGGGCCCAATATAGTATTGGTAAAACACTTACATAGTCTTGCAGATGAGACATTTTCAATGATGTTAGCAACAGAGCAGGGTTGTTTTTTAATTCAACGACCTCAGTTGGAATTTAACAAACAACCTGTGGGCGTTGGCGATTTAATTTCGGCACTATTTACCGCAGGGTTAGTTAAAGGTGTTGAACCATTAGCGGCTTTTGAGCATGCTACTAATGCTAGTTATGGAGTGTTAAAAGTGACTCAAGCCGCACAACAGTGGGAATTACAAACCATTGCCGCGCAGCAAGAATTGGTTACGCCAACTGAGTGTTTTAAAGCGGTATTAGTGTAA
- a CDS encoding LysR family transcriptional regulator gives MNFSLEQLRSFVAVYEQRSFSKAAVKLEKHRTTIGQVITNLEDQVAVQLFERIGRSVEPTTDGTLLYHYAKQAVEQAHTFDQVALSLSYGQLESINIAYCSFIPHSVLAHIRKNLQVQFPLMKVNFFVRTKEEVEDGIKDGTIHFAIVNSYKSIAIKSIDATFFRNVRFSIFVSRNDPLASLPSDLTFGALRSGRQLVLASLIEDDIAEKVILSAEYEVIDQLSLIIKFLQQGLGWSILPQVIKSSEYVSENLVEITCDEMREHFQIPIALWCKPSKQSQVIKKSIIDSIFDFLENTK, from the coding sequence ATGAACTTTAGTTTGGAGCAACTGCGTAGCTTTGTTGCGGTTTATGAGCAACGCTCGTTTAGTAAAGCTGCGGTGAAACTGGAAAAGCACCGAACAACTATTGGACAAGTCATTACCAATTTGGAAGATCAGGTCGCTGTACAACTTTTTGAGCGAATTGGTAGAAGCGTAGAGCCCACAACTGATGGGACATTACTTTACCACTACGCCAAGCAGGCTGTTGAGCAAGCTCATACGTTTGATCAAGTTGCGTTAAGTTTGTCATATGGCCAATTAGAATCGATTAATATTGCTTATTGTAGCTTCATACCCCATAGCGTTTTGGCACATATCCGTAAAAATTTACAAGTTCAATTTCCACTGATGAAAGTCAATTTTTTTGTTAGGACTAAAGAAGAAGTTGAAGATGGCATAAAAGATGGCACTATTCACTTTGCCATTGTTAATAGCTACAAAAGTATTGCCATTAAAAGTATCGACGCGACATTTTTTCGCAATGTGCGCTTTAGTATTTTTGTGAGTAGAAATGACCCTTTAGCAAGTTTGCCGTCTGATTTAACTTTTGGAGCGCTAAGGTCTGGCCGACAATTGGTACTAGCATCGTTGATTGAAGACGATATCGCTGAAAAAGTAATTTTGTCTGCCGAGTATGAAGTCATCGATCAGTTATCATTGATTATAAAGTTTTTGCAACAAGGTTTAGGTTGGTCAATCTTACCTCAGGTAATCAAATCTTCTGAATACGTATCAGAGAATTTGGTTGAAATAACCTGTGATGAAATGCGTGAACATTTTCAAATTCCAATTGCCTTGTGGTGTAAACCATCAAAGCAATCGCAAGTGATTAAGAAAAGTATTATTGATTCTATCTTTGATTTTTTAGAAAACACTAAGTGA
- a CDS encoding DUF1656 domain-containing protein, whose amino-acid sequence MPHEIAFGEIYGPPLLAVVTLAYLLMLMVTQIATKLGWYKWFAAPAIVELSLVAIFTVVLGRFIAFT is encoded by the coding sequence ATGCCTCATGAAATAGCTTTTGGAGAAATTTACGGGCCTCCACTTCTAGCTGTCGTAACCCTTGCATACCTTTTAATGCTAATGGTTACCCAGATTGCAACCAAATTGGGCTGGTACAAATGGTTTGCAGCACCTGCAATCGTTGAACTGAGTCTAGTCGCCATTTTCACGGTTGTATTAGGTCGGTTTATTGCGTTTACTTGA
- a CDS encoding efflux RND transporter periplasmic adaptor subunit, with product MFRYIITTIIAIIAAVGIYTQYQHYTENPWTRDGQVRAHIIQITPRVTGPVVNINIDDNSRVTKGDLLFEIDPSLYQVALDNALAKQQQAQAMLDKAVNENNRATELEKRKQGTVSVLDLNNFDNAVQTAKANLASAKAVTEEAQLNLAFTKIYAPTDGFITNLNLREGAQVVANNPLVALIDENSFWIEGFFKETDLQGVESGDNALVTLMMYPDAPLHAKVDSIGYGIAKSDGSTGNTLLPNVNPNFQWIRLAQRIPVKFKLESLPENIQLRVGTTASVKIEKTANH from the coding sequence ATGTTTCGATACATTATCACGACGATTATTGCCATCATTGCTGCAGTAGGTATTTATACTCAATACCAACATTACACTGAAAACCCATGGACCCGTGACGGTCAAGTGCGTGCGCATATTATTCAAATCACCCCACGCGTCACAGGCCCGGTAGTCAATATTAATATTGATGATAATAGCCGTGTCACCAAAGGCGATTTATTGTTTGAAATTGATCCTAGCCTGTATCAAGTTGCATTAGATAATGCCCTTGCAAAACAACAGCAAGCCCAAGCTATGCTGGATAAAGCAGTAAACGAGAATAATCGTGCAACTGAACTTGAAAAACGCAAGCAGGGCACGGTTTCAGTGTTAGATTTAAACAACTTTGACAATGCAGTACAAACCGCCAAAGCCAATCTAGCCTCAGCAAAAGCTGTGACCGAAGAAGCACAATTAAACCTGGCATTTACTAAAATTTATGCACCCACAGATGGCTTTATCACCAACCTAAACCTACGTGAAGGCGCACAAGTTGTGGCGAATAACCCACTTGTGGCACTGATTGATGAAAATAGCTTTTGGATAGAAGGCTTTTTCAAAGAGACTGATTTACAAGGTGTAGAAAGTGGCGATAACGCCTTAGTCACATTAATGATGTACCCAGATGCTCCACTGCATGCCAAAGTAGACAGTATCGGTTACGGTATTGCTAAAAGCGATGGCAGTACTGGCAATACGTTATTACCAAACGTTAACCCCAATTTTCAATGGATTCGTTTAGCTCAACGTATTCCGGTCAAGTTTAAATTAGAAAGCTTACCTGAGAATATCCAATTGCGAGTTGGCACAACGGCATCAGTCAAGATTGAAAAAACAGCTAACCATTAA
- a CDS encoding FUSC family protein: MLLHSTKEAIKIGLSLTIAISLTFLLGWEKPWWSAITIIAMSANETYGHSIKLASDRLAGTMAGAFAAVVLVSFFAQERFLFLTTLILFAGLATFMSFNQRYGYTVRISFYVCALVCAMGAFDDISSINLIILRLQETFLGVIVYSLVFGLIWPDTTQGHFFALQNKILNCLEEKASQLSQKMSAEDVLKISDELQQVIPQIAKMKTILDLPLNGSHQLKHQLEKWRTITISSYEITLKLTEIADQLTNTQTDLTKRETDLAQITQQLTILKLAVKSDESQTVASPSAASGMS; encoded by the coding sequence ATGCTGCTGCATTCAACTAAAGAAGCTATCAAGATAGGGCTTAGTTTAACCATAGCTATTTCGTTGACTTTTCTTCTGGGTTGGGAAAAACCTTGGTGGTCAGCCATCACTATTATAGCAATGTCTGCCAATGAAACTTATGGCCATTCAATTAAGCTTGCCTCAGATCGCTTAGCCGGTACTATGGCAGGCGCTTTTGCAGCTGTGGTTTTGGTGAGTTTTTTTGCCCAAGAGCGATTTTTATTTCTCACCACTTTGATATTGTTCGCTGGTCTGGCGACCTTTATGTCTTTTAATCAAAGGTATGGCTATACAGTTAGAATTTCATTTTATGTTTGCGCTCTGGTTTGTGCTATGGGTGCGTTTGATGATATCTCCTCGATTAATTTAATCATACTTCGATTACAAGAAACCTTTTTAGGTGTGATTGTTTATTCGTTAGTATTTGGCTTAATTTGGCCAGACACGACTCAAGGTCATTTTTTTGCTCTACAGAACAAGATACTTAATTGCCTGGAAGAAAAAGCAAGCCAATTAAGCCAAAAAATGAGTGCAGAAGATGTCTTAAAAATCAGTGATGAACTCCAGCAGGTTATTCCTCAAATCGCTAAAATGAAGACAATACTTGATCTTCCTCTTAACGGTAGCCATCAACTGAAGCATCAACTCGAAAAATGGCGAACGATTACAATATCAAGCTATGAAATAACACTAAAATTAACTGAAATTGCTGATCAACTGACTAATACTCAAACTGACTTAACTAAACGTGAAACTGATTTAGCACAAATTACACAACAGCTCACCATACTTAAATTGGCAGTTAAAAGCGATGAGTCACAAACTGTGGCCTCCCCATCAGCCGCCAGTGGCATGAGTTAA
- a CDS encoding phospholipase D family protein — MIFHTFSKWLTATFLATSILVLTGCAASYPDVEADFEADYSTPKYPAQVYLIPAANEAVARRIQLVQQAKTFIDMTYFSWNKDTSGLMLFAEIKAAADRGVNVRITLDDLLVFNEKWMAELAHHQNIDIRIFNPFNSRSMGWIGRAMDFQIHQAQLDNRLHEKYFNADGHTMILGGRNIGDDYFGYSTDANFFDFDVMFKGEVITAFESNFNVLWGSKHLVPIEMLVEVKQAGEYSVFDATYEEQVGEQPDVFNAISNKVSSLSAINYTPALVMPVFDSLAKMQDSKPYFRRRVENIMREPINNAKKALISTPYLIPTDGKFAVLETLTAHNAEVTVITNSSASNDSGFIPAYFEKHRPVLLDMGINLYEYKAGAIHDDHFYHADTYFHNKTFVFDDLYSYIGSSNFDPRSDFINIEFGVLIKSPEFAKTLESYLLSHKDDLYWHVTKQADGSIQWQSGDEVYDASPGYSRWHKLPDWFIRTLNIEYEL; from the coding sequence ATGATTTTTCATACTTTTAGTAAATGGCTAACAGCCACATTTTTGGCAACTTCTATTTTAGTATTGACAGGCTGTGCTGCATCCTATCCAGACGTGGAGGCAGACTTTGAAGCTGACTACAGCACGCCAAAATACCCGGCACAAGTGTATTTGATCCCTGCGGCTAACGAAGCGGTTGCACGTCGAATTCAACTTGTTCAGCAGGCGAAAACCTTTATTGATATGACCTACTTTTCATGGAATAAAGACACCTCAGGTTTAATGCTGTTTGCTGAAATTAAAGCTGCGGCAGACAGAGGAGTGAACGTCAGAATTACTCTTGACGATTTATTGGTGTTTAATGAAAAGTGGATGGCTGAATTAGCACATCATCAAAATATTGATATTCGCATTTTTAACCCTTTTAATTCACGAAGTATGGGGTGGATAGGGCGAGCAATGGATTTTCAAATTCATCAAGCACAACTCGATAATCGTCTACATGAGAAATACTTCAATGCAGATGGCCATACTATGATATTAGGTGGCAGAAACATTGGAGACGATTATTTTGGGTATAGCACAGATGCTAACTTTTTTGATTTTGATGTGATGTTTAAGGGGGAGGTTATTACAGCCTTTGAAAGTAATTTCAATGTGTTATGGGGCTCCAAGCATTTAGTGCCAATTGAAATGTTAGTCGAAGTAAAGCAGGCTGGAGAATATAGTGTATTTGATGCCACTTATGAAGAACAGGTTGGCGAGCAACCTGATGTGTTTAATGCCATTAGCAATAAGGTTAGCAGTTTATCGGCGATAAACTACACGCCCGCTTTGGTGATGCCGGTATTTGATTCTTTAGCTAAAATGCAAGACAGTAAGCCCTATTTTAGACGCCGAGTAGAAAATATTATGCGCGAGCCGATAAATAATGCAAAAAAAGCATTAATTTCAACGCCATATTTAATTCCTACTGATGGTAAATTTGCGGTTCTTGAAACATTAACAGCACATAATGCAGAGGTTACTGTTATCACTAACTCATCGGCATCAAATGACTCTGGTTTTATTCCGGCTTATTTTGAAAAGCATCGCCCAGTATTGTTAGATATGGGCATTAATCTTTATGAGTACAAAGCTGGCGCGATTCATGATGATCATTTTTATCATGCTGATACGTATTTCCATAACAAAACCTTTGTGTTTGATGATTTGTATTCTTATATTGGCTCATCAAATTTTGATCCGCGCTCTGACTTTATTAATATCGAATTTGGGGTATTAATTAAAAGCCCTGAATTTGCAAAGACTTTAGAGAGTTATTTGCTTAGCCATAAAGATGATCTTTATTGGCATGTTACCAAGCAAGCTGATGGCAGTATTCAATGGCAATCAGGTGATGAGGTATACGATGCTTCACCTGGCTATAGTAGATGGCATAAGCTTCCTGATTGGTTTATCAGGACGTTAAATATCGAATATGAGCTGTAA
- a CDS encoding carboxylesterase family protein — protein sequence MTTFYRSTIAVLISLSLAACGSSDDKKAPVEPEIPVVEPLPPEQITVQIGDSTVKALKESVVINNLEGERTRVELEAFKGIPYATAARFEHSALADITELTDTTAFGDACPQLALTKQSQSEDCLNLNIWRPENTVASADLPVYVFIHGGDFEFGSGADPVVQADNVVAQGANDGQPFIAVSFNYRLGILGSYWLDGSKKPQGGNFGLGDQKRALEWVHNNISAFGGDPAKVTLIGQGAGAMSVGILQQTETDEVISGEYFQRAIMQSNPYGFDYKSYNQAKTYQSKLQAYGDELFGNSAGVSLNELTLEQIMQVQEKALNPLTKIGAWSGLDCIDLDNLVGSGLCFTSKLSAEITPLSNIRPFAPYMDYRPRGGIFEPEVSGYHLKAQPALTELNVPTVLGFNTNDSRTVAFLPSLTSLIPTIIELIKEQNNAPEDPDAAAADIEAWLASQDNLELVKQELMALTADDVEAQIELGDILPSSAYDAITRFFFGLGNSQLIDDVFALTDFFPNSENELTGATGNMAQFNLLTNDMLYSGPARVKAKQTSDMATQSVTLYNFDYQPSFNVWSTSNDATSIDLMAMIKSISCLGKICDGAELPFVFNKPYTVTCNKINPSDADIALMDKLSRLWFSDALFDNYQFNTADDNVLVVNGETIQLETDWDKRKQAGVDPELRGGRLSGLENLGLILGYFD from the coding sequence ATGACCACCTTTTACCGTTCAACTATCGCTGTGCTCATCTCGTTATCACTTGCAGCATGTGGCAGTAGTGATGATAAGAAGGCTCCAGTAGAACCAGAGATCCCTGTTGTTGAGCCGTTACCTCCAGAGCAAATCACAGTTCAAATTGGTGATAGCACAGTAAAAGCACTAAAAGAGTCTGTGGTCATCAATAACCTTGAAGGTGAGCGAACTCGTGTTGAACTTGAAGCATTTAAAGGTATTCCTTACGCGACGGCTGCACGATTTGAGCACAGTGCGCTTGCCGACATCACTGAGCTAACCGATACCACAGCGTTTGGTGATGCTTGTCCTCAATTAGCATTAACCAAGCAATCTCAATCTGAAGATTGTCTGAATCTTAATATTTGGCGCCCAGAAAATACCGTAGCATCAGCAGATTTACCTGTTTATGTGTTTATTCACGGTGGCGATTTTGAATTTGGTTCTGGGGCTGATCCTGTGGTTCAAGCTGACAATGTTGTTGCCCAAGGAGCTAATGATGGTCAGCCTTTTATTGCGGTAAGTTTCAATTATCGCCTAGGTATTTTAGGTAGCTATTGGCTGGATGGTTCAAAAAAACCACAAGGGGGTAACTTTGGTTTAGGCGATCAAAAGCGTGCTCTTGAGTGGGTGCACAACAATATTAGCGCTTTTGGTGGTGACCCAGCCAAAGTGACGCTTATTGGCCAAGGTGCGGGGGCGATGTCTGTTGGTATTTTGCAGCAAACAGAAACCGATGAGGTTATCAGTGGTGAATACTTTCAGCGCGCTATTATGCAATCAAACCCTTATGGTTTTGATTATAAATCTTATAACCAAGCCAAAACCTATCAAAGTAAGTTACAAGCATACGGTGATGAGTTATTTGGCAATTCTGCTGGTGTTTCACTCAATGAATTAACTCTTGAGCAAATTATGCAAGTGCAAGAAAAAGCGCTTAATCCATTAACCAAAATTGGCGCATGGTCAGGTCTTGATTGTATTGATCTTGATAATTTAGTGGGCAGCGGCTTGTGTTTTACTTCAAAATTAAGTGCAGAAATAACGCCACTTTCTAATATCCGGCCTTTTGCCCCTTATATGGACTATCGTCCCAGAGGTGGGATTTTTGAACCAGAAGTCAGTGGGTATCATTTAAAAGCGCAGCCAGCATTAACCGAGCTCAATGTACCAACTGTACTAGGGTTTAACACAAATGACTCCAGAACCGTGGCTTTCTTACCAAGCTTAACGTCACTGATCCCCACTATCATTGAGTTAATTAAGGAGCAAAATAATGCCCCAGAAGATCCTGATGCTGCAGCGGCTGATATTGAGGCTTGGTTAGCATCACAAGATAACTTGGAATTAGTAAAACAAGAGTTAATGGCGTTGACGGCTGACGATGTTGAAGCACAAATTGAGTTAGGTGATATTTTACCTAGCAGTGCTTATGACGCCATTACTCGATTTTTCTTTGGCTTAGGTAATAGTCAGTTGATTGATGATGTATTTGCATTAACCGATTTCTTTCCCAATTCAGAAAATGAATTAACAGGCGCTACCGGCAATATGGCGCAATTTAATTTGTTAACCAATGACATGTTATATAGCGGCCCAGCACGTGTAAAAGCCAAGCAAACTAGTGATATGGCAACCCAATCAGTCACTTTATATAACTTTGATTACCAACCAAGCTTTAATGTGTGGAGCACAAGTAATGATGCTACCAGCATAGATCTTATGGCAATGATTAAGTCGATTAGTTGTTTGGGGAAAATTTGTGATGGTGCTGAGTTACCGTTTGTATTTAATAAGCCTTACACAGTAACCTGCAACAAAATTAACCCAAGTGATGCAGATATTGCTTTGATGGATAAGCTATCGCGTTTATGGTTTAGTGATGCGTTGTTTGATAATTATCAGTTTAATACCGCTGATGACAACGTGTTGGTGGTTAATGGTGAAACCATTCAGCTTGAAACGGATTGGGATAAAAGAAAGCAAGCTGGTGTTGACCCTGAATTAAGAGGTGGTCGCTTATCGGGGCTAGAAAACTTAGGCTTAATACTAGGCTACTTTGATTAA